One genomic window of Halolamina sediminis includes the following:
- the gfcR gene encoding transcriptional regulator GfcR: MKNVDDLIEEARSLADRGFSKGEIADELNVSRETASWLVERAGATPAQGGGPGDIHVDWSAVGRDSSRLGNVAAALADLLSKKGEDVDLTVGVEKAGGPLATTVATELDTDLATYTPRKHQWEEGSIENLEGGFSRNFAEVRERECYIVDDTITSGTTMQETIDAVRARGGEPVACGVLADKRGVDEVDGVPVYSLLQVIRVGDGA, encoded by the coding sequence ATGAAGAACGTCGACGACCTAATCGAGGAGGCACGCTCGCTCGCCGACCGCGGCTTCTCGAAGGGGGAGATCGCCGACGAGCTCAACGTCTCCCGGGAAACCGCCTCGTGGCTGGTCGAGCGTGCCGGCGCCACGCCCGCTCAGGGCGGCGGCCCGGGCGACATCCACGTCGACTGGTCGGCGGTCGGCCGGGACTCCTCGCGGCTGGGCAACGTCGCAGCCGCGCTGGCGGACCTCCTCTCGAAGAAAGGTGAGGACGTGGACCTGACCGTCGGCGTCGAGAAAGCCGGCGGTCCGCTCGCGACGACCGTTGCGACGGAGCTCGACACGGATCTCGCGACGTACACGCCCCGAAAACACCAGTGGGAGGAGGGCAGCATCGAGAACCTTGAGGGCGGCTTCTCCCGGAACTTCGCGGAGGTCCGCGAGCGGGAGTGTTACATCGTCGACGACACCATCACCTCCGGCACCACGATGCAGGAGACGATCGACGCCGTCCGTGCCCGCGGGGGCGAGCCCGTCGCCTGCGGCGTGCTCGCGGACAAGCGCGGCGTCGACGAAGTCGACGGCGTGCCGGTGTACTCGCTACTACAGGTGATCCGGGTCGGCGACGGCGCCTGA
- the kdgK1 gene encoding bifunctional 2-dehydro-3-deoxygluconokinase/2-dehydro-3-deoxygalactonokinase has protein sequence MSLSAGGDGPKPTLATFGESMLRYSPPAGDRLETADELAVHVGGAESNVAVAAAQLGCEAAWLSKLPDSPLARRVERGVREHGVEPLVATGEGRVGTYYLEPGGKPRGTTVVYDREDAAIRTATPDELAVDRVRAADAFYTSGITPALSETLRETTAALLKAAGDAGITRAFDLNYRSKLWTPAEAADKLRPLFEHVDVLVVAERDAEAVLDRDGEAGQIAHSLGVEHDCEAVVVTRGEAGAVAAHSGEIHEADALETDTLDPVGTGDAFVGGLLASLLTGSSVPSALDAATATAALKRTVAGDAAVVTPEEVAAVVDGGADEIDR, from the coding sequence ATGAGCCTATCCGCCGGCGGCGACGGCCCGAAACCGACGCTCGCCACCTTCGGCGAGAGCATGCTGCGGTACAGCCCCCCGGCCGGCGACCGCCTCGAGACGGCCGACGAGCTCGCGGTCCACGTCGGCGGCGCCGAGAGCAACGTCGCCGTGGCCGCGGCCCAACTCGGCTGTGAGGCGGCGTGGCTGTCGAAGCTGCCCGACTCGCCGCTGGCCCGCCGCGTGGAGCGTGGAGTTCGCGAACACGGCGTCGAGCCCCTCGTCGCGACCGGTGAGGGGCGTGTCGGGACGTACTACCTCGAGCCGGGCGGGAAGCCCCGCGGGACCACCGTCGTCTACGACCGTGAGGACGCCGCGATCCGGACGGCGACGCCAGACGAGTTAGCGGTCGACCGCGTTCGCGCCGCGGACGCGTTCTACACCAGCGGGATCACGCCCGCGCTCTCGGAGACGCTGCGAGAGACGACCGCGGCGCTTCTGAAAGCGGCGGGCGACGCCGGCATCACGCGCGCGTTCGATCTCAACTACCGATCGAAGCTCTGGACGCCCGCCGAAGCAGCCGACAAACTCCGTCCGCTGTTCGAACACGTCGACGTGCTGGTCGTCGCGGAACGCGACGCCGAGGCCGTGCTGGACCGCGACGGCGAGGCCGGGCAGATCGCACACAGCCTCGGCGTCGAACACGACTGCGAGGCGGTAGTCGTGACCCGCGGCGAGGCGGGCGCAGTCGCCGCCCACAGCGGCGAGATCCACGAAGCCGACGCGCTGGAAACCGACACTCTCGACCCGGTCGGGACCGGCGACGCGTTCGTCGGCGGGCTGCTCGCGAGCCTGTTGACCGGCAGTTCGGTTCCGAGCGCGCTCGACGCCGCGACCGCGACCGCGGCGCTGAAGCGGACCGTCGCGGGCGACGCGGCAGTCGTGACGCCGGAAGAAGTGGCGGCGGTGGTCGACGGCGGTGCCGACGAGATCGACCGCTGA